Proteins encoded in a region of the Nonomuraea helvata genome:
- a CDS encoding DUF4232 domain-containing protein: MKADRRRTAAVTAMLLLAVTGWGAEAHATSSSETAAQRCVTGQLKASLGRIDPGAGQRNTDLFLTNRSGRTCSVYGFVGLIMIDGKGDALRTRVRRDHVTPHRVTLKPGHSAKAGLHWGVIETGGEKTCPTAARLMIIPPDETAHLEIPFTAQVCDDGRIDVAPLR; this comes from the coding sequence ATGAAAGCTGACAGAAGGCGCACCGCCGCCGTAACGGCCATGCTGCTGCTGGCGGTCACCGGCTGGGGCGCTGAGGCCCACGCCACCTCTTCGTCGGAAACCGCGGCCCAGCGATGCGTGACGGGACAGTTGAAGGCGAGCCTCGGCCGGATCGACCCGGGGGCGGGCCAGCGCAACACCGACCTGTTTCTCACCAACAGGTCGGGCAGGACGTGCTCGGTCTACGGGTTCGTCGGGCTCATCATGATCGACGGCAAGGGCGACGCCCTTCGGACGAGGGTCCGCAGGGACCACGTCACGCCGCACCGCGTGACGCTCAAGCCAGGACATAGCGCGAAGGCCGGGCTGCACTGGGGTGTGATCGAGACGGGCGGCGAGAAGACCTGCCCGACGGCCGCCCGCCTCATGATCATCCCTCCGGACGAGACCGCCCACCTGGAGATCCCCTTCACCGCGCAGGTGTGCGACGACGGCCGCATCGACGTCGCGCCCTTGCGCTGA
- a CDS encoding DEAD/DEAH box helicase translates to MNATDGEVTFADLGLRAELLDVLSDLGYEEPTPIQRAAIPPLAQGSDLLGQAATGTGKTAAFALPVLQRMPPPGDGTGPTTLVLVPTRELAVQVSEAFHRYGRILGARVLPIYGGAPIGRQLQALKRGVDVVVATPGRALDHIGRGTLDLETLRTVVLDEADEMLDMGFADDIEAILAETPEDRQTVLFSATLPPRIDGIARRHLRDPVRIEMGHAAAAGREATPLVEQSAYLVARAHKPAALGRLLDIEAPSAAIVFCRTREEVDHLTETMNGRGYRAEALHGGMEQEQRDRVMSRLRAGTADLLIATDVAARGLDVEQLTHVVNYNVPSAPEAYVHRIGRVGRAGREGVALTLVEPREHRMLKAIERVTNQRIAVERLPTVADLRARRMELTRAALEECLLQDDLEPFHVVVESLTDEFDLMEVALAAVKLAHEASGTTPDEQEIPEVAPRTVDDRRGRREAAPAGGRYARGAAGGMARLFFGLGRSAGIRPQDLVGAIAGESSLSGRDIGAIEIADRFSLVEVPQAAADEVIAALRRTTIKGRKAIVRRERDPRGRRTQR, encoded by the coding sequence ATGAATGCGACCGATGGCGAGGTCACCTTCGCCGATCTCGGGCTCAGAGCCGAGCTCCTGGACGTGCTGTCCGATCTGGGTTACGAAGAGCCCACGCCGATCCAGAGAGCGGCGATCCCGCCGTTGGCCCAGGGGAGTGACCTGCTCGGGCAGGCGGCGACGGGCACGGGCAAGACCGCGGCGTTCGCGCTGCCCGTGCTCCAGCGCATGCCGCCCCCCGGTGATGGCACGGGGCCGACGACGCTGGTGCTGGTGCCCACGCGGGAGCTGGCCGTTCAGGTCTCGGAGGCGTTCCACCGGTACGGCCGCATCCTGGGTGCCCGCGTCCTGCCGATCTACGGCGGAGCGCCCATCGGCCGGCAGTTGCAGGCGCTCAAGCGTGGCGTGGACGTCGTGGTCGCGACGCCGGGACGGGCCCTCGACCACATCGGCCGGGGAACGCTCGACCTGGAGACGCTGCGCACGGTCGTCCTCGACGAGGCGGACGAGATGCTCGACATGGGGTTCGCCGACGACATCGAGGCGATCCTCGCGGAGACCCCCGAGGATCGCCAGACCGTGCTGTTCTCCGCGACGCTGCCGCCGCGCATCGACGGGATCGCCCGTCGGCACCTGCGCGACCCGGTCCGGATAGAGATGGGGCACGCGGCCGCGGCGGGGCGCGAGGCGACGCCGTTGGTGGAGCAGAGCGCGTACCTGGTCGCCAGGGCGCACAAACCGGCGGCGCTCGGGCGGCTTCTCGACATCGAGGCGCCGTCGGCCGCGATCGTCTTCTGCCGCACCCGTGAAGAGGTCGACCACCTCACGGAGACCATGAACGGGCGCGGCTACCGTGCCGAGGCCCTGCACGGCGGGATGGAGCAGGAGCAGCGCGACCGGGTGATGTCACGGCTGCGGGCCGGGACCGCTGACCTGCTCATCGCGACCGACGTGGCCGCGCGCGGGCTCGACGTCGAACAACTCACCCACGTCGTCAACTACAACGTCCCGTCCGCCCCTGAGGCGTACGTGCACCGCATCGGCAGGGTGGGCCGCGCCGGCCGCGAAGGGGTCGCGCTGACCCTGGTGGAGCCGCGCGAGCACCGCATGCTCAAAGCGATCGAACGGGTGACCAACCAGCGGATCGCGGTGGAGCGGCTGCCGACCGTCGCCGACCTGCGGGCGCGCCGGATGGAGCTGACCCGTGCCGCGCTGGAGGAATGCCTGCTCCAGGACGACCTCGAGCCGTTCCATGTCGTGGTCGAGTCGCTCACCGACGAGTTCGATCTCATGGAGGTGGCGCTCGCCGCGGTCAAGCTCGCGCACGAGGCGAGCGGGACCACGCCCGACGAGCAGGAGATTCCCGAAGTGGCCCCGCGGACCGTGGACGATCGGCGCGGGCGGAGGGAGGCCGCCCCGGCCGGCGGGCGGTACGCCCGTGGCGCCGCGGGTGGAATGGCACGCCTCTTCTTCGGCCTGGGCCGCAGCGCGGGGATCCGGCCGCAGGATCTGGTCGGCGCGATAGCCGGAGAGTCGAGCCTGAGCGGACGCGACATCGGCGCGATCGAGATCGCCGACCGGTTCTCGCTGGTGGAGGTGCCGCAGGCCGCGGCCGACGAGGTGATCGCCGCGCTCCGGCGGACCACGATCAAGGGAAGGAAGGCGATCGTCCGCCGCGAGCGTGACCCACGCGGCAGACGAACGCAACGATGA